In the Streptomyces sp. BHT-5-2 genome, one interval contains:
- a CDS encoding acyltransferase domain-containing protein, whose product MREVFEEAEEVGDEFGIAPLTKALLSDTPPSGRELAAGSVGTPQLALFCSSIAVHRALCSVGLAPDAVLGVSFGEIAALTASGVFEVAEGARIACLLARQLALCEGGMTLVGAGEADTEVLLRRTGSPALALASVNAPDECLVSGPLTELRTLEELAARRGLAAARLRLPFSSHHPALTGPADAFASGIGHLAPRPARVPVHSAVHGGPYGPRDDVHRGLANCLIHPFRLPPVLHRITAGGRALLLEAGTGQALTHSIRQTLPPEAAGAHAPLADPAFPWPRPGPPAAHRPHTDLAALWSHHHDHPHAAAR is encoded by the coding sequence GTGCGTGAAGTATTCGAAGAGGCCGAGGAAGTGGGCGATGAATTCGGCATCGCACCTTTGACCAAGGCATTGCTGAGCGATACGCCGCCGAGCGGTCGCGAACTCGCCGCCGGCAGTGTGGGGACACCCCAACTCGCCTTGTTCTGCTCCTCGATTGCCGTGCACCGCGCGCTGTGCTCGGTCGGACTGGCACCCGACGCGGTGCTCGGGGTGAGCTTCGGGGAGATCGCCGCCCTCACCGCATCCGGTGTGTTCGAGGTCGCCGAGGGCGCCCGGATCGCCTGCCTGTTGGCCCGTCAACTCGCCCTGTGCGAGGGGGGAATGACACTGGTCGGCGCCGGGGAGGCGGACACCGAGGTCCTGCTGCGCCGCACCGGATCCCCCGCGCTCGCCCTGGCCAGCGTCAACGCCCCCGACGAGTGCCTGGTCAGCGGCCCGCTGACGGAGCTGCGGACCCTGGAGGAACTGGCCGCCCGCCGGGGCCTTGCGGCCGCCCGCCTGCGGTTGCCGTTCTCCTCCCACCATCCGGCGCTCACCGGGCCCGCGGACGCCTTCGCCTCCGGGATCGGCCATCTCGCCCCGCGCCCGGCCCGGGTACCCGTCCACTCCGCCGTCCACGGCGGCCCCTACGGCCCCCGGGACGACGTCCACCGCGGACTGGCCAACTGCCTGATCCACCCCTTCCGTCTGCCCCCGGTGCTCCATCGGATCACCGCCGGCGGCCGCGCGCTGCTCCTGGAAGCGGGCACCGGCCAGGCACTGACCCACAGCATCCGGCAGACCCTGCCGCCCGAAGCGGCCGGCGCCCACGCGCCGCTCGCCGACCCCGCGTTCCCCTGGCCGCGGCCCGGCCCCCCGGCCGCACACCGGCCGCACACCGACCTCGCCGCCCTCTGGAGCCACCACCATGACCACCCGCACGCAGCCGCTCGGTGA
- a CDS encoding acyl-CoA dehydrogenase, producing the protein MTTRTQPLGELAEIVNGSRTSTLRSRLLTALAADREQPADAGEDRAHRTHRRLRLLADNLPPVHRLFRDPEQLAALGECVALVDPPLYMTVINHYVLCLGSIVTLTDDPASVGRPWQDLATGRSKGAFLVTEIGDAGSHLATRTVARFDSDTREFVLVTPVTGAAKFSGVGGSGVPNTAVVCARTVVDGIDRGVFSFVVELTTAHGPQPGVAVSPGLDAPSLPLDYALVRFDGARVPYAQWLRDGARIDADGAFHDPLGGPDARLQRTLSAGQILWATLPSAVATMARQCSVSALRFAAHRRAHGRLAPGASVLDLRNQQHALLGALAQAFALTCAGRTARDIWARSRAARRTPAQLVDGMTFAPWTAVDRPLAVLKAVTVRGAARVAAECQHRCGLAGFLHPNLLDGYHGFAHAFDTAGGDSQLILLDAGRALARENGTGRLGAMPPADVPADQPGWWPAVARAHEDWLRDELHRTLQRRTGVGRTGLELWNPLLDAAHSLGEAYGARLVADAVTAAVDAVHDPELRGALRPLAALHGAVEARRLAGGLLAAGTLAPATVRGLPAVIDGLCDRLLPHLPLLWEALGAPPGAAPAPLGADDYAAALYDFLDR; encoded by the coding sequence ATGACCACCCGCACGCAGCCGCTCGGTGAACTGGCCGAGATCGTCAACGGATCCCGCACCAGCACCCTGCGCAGCCGCCTGCTGACCGCCCTGGCCGCCGACCGCGAGCAGCCGGCCGACGCCGGCGAGGACCGCGCCCACCGAACCCACCGGCGGCTGCGGCTGCTCGCGGACAACCTGCCGCCGGTGCACCGGCTGTTCCGCGATCCCGAGCAACTCGCCGCGCTGGGCGAGTGCGTGGCGCTGGTCGACCCGCCGCTGTACATGACCGTCATCAACCACTACGTACTCTGCCTGGGTTCGATCGTGACCCTCACCGACGACCCGGCGAGCGTCGGCCGGCCCTGGCAGGACCTGGCCACCGGCCGCAGCAAGGGCGCCTTCCTGGTCACCGAGATCGGGGACGCCGGCAGCCACCTCGCGACCCGCACCGTCGCCCGATTCGACTCCGACACAAGGGAGTTCGTACTCGTCACGCCGGTTACGGGGGCCGCCAAGTTCTCCGGCGTCGGGGGCTCCGGAGTCCCGAACACGGCCGTTGTGTGCGCCCGCACCGTCGTCGACGGGATCGATCGCGGGGTGTTCTCGTTCGTGGTGGAGCTCACCACCGCCCACGGTCCGCAGCCGGGCGTGGCGGTCTCCCCCGGCCTGGACGCGCCGTCCCTGCCGCTGGACTACGCGCTGGTGCGGTTCGACGGCGCCCGGGTGCCGTACGCCCAGTGGCTGCGCGACGGGGCGCGCATCGACGCCGACGGGGCCTTCCACGATCCGCTCGGCGGCCCGGACGCCCGGCTGCAACGGACCCTGTCCGCGGGCCAGATCCTGTGGGCCACGCTGCCCTCGGCGGTGGCGACCATGGCCCGGCAGTGCTCCGTCTCGGCGCTCCGCTTCGCCGCGCACCGCCGGGCGCACGGCCGACTGGCCCCCGGCGCGAGCGTGCTGGACCTGCGCAACCAGCAGCACGCACTGCTCGGGGCACTGGCCCAGGCATTCGCCCTGACCTGCGCCGGACGGACCGCACGGGACATCTGGGCCCGGTCGCGCGCCGCCCGCCGCACACCGGCCCAGCTCGTCGACGGGATGACCTTCGCGCCGTGGACCGCGGTGGACCGGCCGCTGGCCGTGCTCAAGGCCGTCACGGTGCGCGGCGCCGCGCGGGTGGCCGCCGAATGCCAGCACCGCTGCGGGCTCGCCGGATTCCTGCACCCCAATCTGCTCGACGGCTACCACGGCTTCGCGCACGCCTTCGACACCGCGGGCGGCGACAGCCAGTTGATCCTGTTGGACGCCGGCCGCGCCCTCGCCCGGGAGAACGGCACCGGACGGCTCGGCGCGATGCCGCCCGCCGACGTACCCGCGGACCAGCCCGGGTGGTGGCCGGCGGTCGCCCGGGCCCACGAGGACTGGCTGCGCGACGAACTCCACCGCACCCTCCAGCGCCGCACCGGCGTCGGACGGACCGGACTGGAACTGTGGAACCCCCTGCTGGACGCCGCACACAGCCTCGGGGAGGCATACGGCGCCCGCCTGGTCGCGGACGCCGTGACCGCCGCCGTCGACGCCGTCCACGATCCCGAACTCCGGGGCGCACTAAGGCCGTTGGCCGCCCTCCACGGCGCCGTGGAGGCGCGCCGCCTGGCCGGCGGGCTGCTGGCCGCGGGCACCCTCGCCCCCGCCACCGTCCGCGGCCTCCCCGCCGTGATCGACGGCCTGTGCGACCGGCTGCTCCCCCACCTCCCGCTGCTGTGGGAGGCACTGGGCGCACCGCCCGGCGCGGCACCGGCCCCTTTGGGCGCCGACGACTACGCCGCCGCTCTGTACGACTTCCTCGACCGGTGA
- a CDS encoding 3-oxoacyl-ACP synthase III family protein, whose protein sequence is MSPHSSPAPPIGILGMGTYLPRGTRSNDDIAAAAGVTPEWIAQRTGVHTRHVAAADEAASDLAAAAVRAAVAAAGIDIDQLDVLIAATSTPDELGPSTACRIQALTGARHAVALDVSAACAGWLFATRVAHDWLRGNGGARYAAVVGVEAYSKFLDPTDRGTAVLFADGAAAAVLGPVPDGAGFADFRLGSDGTGAHHVLIPGGGSRLPASPATLGEHRHHIHMDGRAVRDFIVEIFPRLVRECLAGNGLRIEDVDAFITHQPNPVLLRSLGEQIGIPRERLVIVGDEVGNIGAASAPYALAGAAARGLLPRGGRIMLAVFGAGVTWGSALLTWTGAPTIRIAPTRAPRAAASAPASVATLQRSSS, encoded by the coding sequence ATGAGTCCGCACTCCTCCCCCGCGCCGCCCATCGGCATCCTGGGCATGGGCACCTACCTCCCGCGCGGCACCCGCAGCAACGACGACATCGCGGCCGCGGCCGGCGTCACGCCGGAGTGGATCGCCCAGCGCACCGGCGTGCACACCAGGCATGTGGCCGCCGCCGACGAGGCCGCCTCCGATCTGGCGGCGGCCGCGGTCCGGGCCGCGGTGGCCGCCGCGGGCATCGACATCGACCAGCTCGACGTGCTGATCGCCGCCACCTCCACCCCCGACGAACTGGGCCCCTCCACCGCCTGCCGCATCCAGGCACTGACCGGTGCCAGGCACGCGGTCGCCCTGGACGTCAGCGCGGCCTGCGCCGGCTGGCTGTTCGCCACCCGGGTGGCGCACGACTGGCTGCGCGGCAACGGCGGCGCGCGCTACGCGGCGGTGGTCGGCGTCGAGGCGTACTCCAAGTTCCTGGACCCCACCGACCGGGGCACCGCGGTGCTCTTCGCCGACGGGGCGGCCGCCGCGGTGCTGGGCCCCGTACCGGACGGCGCCGGCTTCGCCGACTTCCGCCTCGGCTCCGACGGCACCGGTGCGCACCACGTGCTGATCCCGGGCGGCGGCAGCCGGCTGCCGGCCAGTCCCGCCACGCTCGGCGAACACCGGCACCACATCCACATGGACGGCCGGGCGGTACGGGACTTCATCGTCGAGATCTTTCCCCGGCTCGTCCGCGAGTGCCTGGCCGGCAACGGCCTGCGCATCGAGGACGTCGACGCGTTCATCACCCACCAGCCCAACCCGGTCCTGCTGCGCAGCCTCGGCGAGCAGATCGGCATCCCGCGCGAGCGCCTGGTCATCGTCGGCGACGAGGTCGGCAACATCGGTGCCGCCAGCGCCCCGTACGCCCTGGCCGGCGCCGCCGCCCGCGGGCTGCTGCCGCGCGGCGGCCGGATCATGCTGGCCGTCTTCGGTGCCGGCGTGACCTGGGGCAGCGCCCTGCTGACCTGGACCGGCGCCCCCACCATCCGCATCGCCCCCACCCGCGCGCCGCGCGCCGCGGCTTCCGCACCCGCTTCCGTTGCGACCTTGCAGAGGAGTTCCTCATGA
- a CDS encoding SDR family NAD(P)-dependent oxidoreductase, with product MTTTIHDPFRLDGTRALVTGASRGIGKATAVALALAGADLALSARSLDALKETAALAEAEGRTAVPVPGDLAEPGAAEAVVDEAAAALGGLDIIVHNAGVLPAQDDGTPTLVPLQDSAQADWDHVLSVNLNATAALCRRAHRHLTESPRASVVLMSSLAGVVGTPRMEAYGASKAAQIALARSLAVGWAREGIRVNALCPGWTRTDMTSFAYSLEPLSDWLMAHVPLGRWAEPEEVARAALFLASPAASYLTGQALVLDGGASVPDGGLAGISKPPSPFTA from the coding sequence ATGACGACGACGATCCACGACCCGTTCCGCCTGGACGGCACCCGCGCGCTGGTCACCGGCGCCTCCCGCGGCATCGGCAAGGCCACCGCCGTGGCGCTCGCCCTCGCCGGCGCCGATCTGGCGCTGTCCGCGCGGAGTCTGGACGCGCTCAAGGAGACCGCCGCGCTGGCGGAGGCCGAGGGCCGCACCGCGGTACCGGTCCCCGGCGACCTGGCCGAACCCGGCGCCGCGGAGGCGGTGGTGGACGAAGCGGCGGCCGCACTGGGCGGGCTCGACATCATCGTCCACAACGCGGGCGTACTGCCCGCCCAGGACGACGGCACGCCCACCCTGGTGCCCCTCCAGGACTCCGCACAGGCCGACTGGGACCACGTCCTGTCGGTCAACCTCAACGCCACCGCGGCACTGTGCCGACGGGCCCACCGCCATCTGACCGAATCGCCCCGGGCCAGCGTGGTGCTGATGTCCTCGCTGGCCGGGGTCGTCGGCACCCCGCGGATGGAGGCGTACGGCGCGTCCAAGGCGGCGCAGATCGCGCTGGCCCGGAGCCTGGCGGTGGGCTGGGCCCGCGAGGGCATCCGGGTCAACGCGCTGTGCCCGGGCTGGACCCGTACCGACATGACGTCCTTCGCCTACTCCCTGGAGCCGCTGTCGGACTGGCTGATGGCGCACGTACCGCTGGGCCGCTGGGCGGAGCCGGAGGAGGTCGCCCGCGCCGCGCTGTTCCTGGCCTCGCCCGCCGCGTCCTACCTGACCGGCCAGGCACTGGTCCTCGACGGCGGGGCCTCCGTACCCGACGGCGGACTGGCGGGCATCTCCAAACCGCCGTCGCCGTTCACCGCCTGA
- a CDS encoding beta-ketoacyl-ACP synthase III: MTRVSPTAVIDGIGSCLPPRVLTNEDVRRRGVLDTTDEWIRTRTGIARRRAAEDDISTGDLAVAAARAAQESAEARADLVLVATTTPDRRCPATAPEVAQRLGLGTVAAFDLAAVCSGFLYGLTVATALIRTGVCTRPLVIGAETYSRIIDPLDRDTAVIFGDGAGAALLRAGDRAEPGAITGTDWGSDGTGSDLISIAAGGARLPDPARRLCREDHYFRMRGREVYGQAVRRMTASSLAVLDKTGWPPAAVGAFIGHQANQRILDSVADRIGIAPRYRFGNLRDVGNTAAASIPLALADTAAHRRVRPGTRTLLTAFGGGLTWASVALTWPAAGPRAHPPEPRSTNSTKPRHTHRRTPSWTLSTTTS, from the coding sequence ATGACAAGGGTGAGCCCCACCGCCGTGATCGACGGTATCGGCAGCTGCCTGCCCCCACGGGTGCTGACCAACGAGGACGTCCGGCGCCGCGGCGTGCTGGACACCACCGACGAGTGGATCCGCACCCGCACCGGCATCGCCCGCCGCCGGGCGGCCGAGGACGACATCAGCACCGGCGACCTGGCGGTGGCCGCGGCCCGGGCCGCCCAGGAGTCCGCGGAGGCCCGGGCGGACCTGGTGCTGGTCGCCACCACCACCCCCGACCGGCGCTGCCCGGCGACCGCGCCGGAGGTCGCCCAGCGGCTGGGCCTGGGCACCGTGGCCGCCTTCGACCTGGCGGCGGTGTGCTCCGGTTTCCTCTACGGCCTCACCGTCGCCACGGCGCTGATCCGCACCGGGGTCTGCACCCGGCCCCTGGTGATCGGCGCCGAGACCTACTCGCGGATCATCGACCCGCTGGACCGGGACACCGCGGTGATCTTCGGTGACGGTGCCGGAGCGGCGCTGTTGCGCGCCGGCGACCGCGCCGAGCCCGGAGCGATCACCGGCACCGACTGGGGCTCGGACGGCACCGGCAGCGACCTCATCTCGATCGCCGCCGGCGGCGCCCGACTGCCCGATCCGGCGCGGCGGTTGTGCCGCGAGGACCACTACTTCCGGATGCGCGGCCGGGAGGTGTACGGGCAGGCGGTGCGCCGGATGACCGCGTCCTCGCTCGCCGTCCTGGACAAGACCGGCTGGCCGCCCGCCGCGGTGGGGGCGTTCATCGGCCACCAGGCCAACCAGCGGATCCTCGACTCGGTCGCCGACCGGATCGGCATCGCGCCGCGGTACCGCTTCGGCAACCTCCGCGACGTCGGCAACACCGCGGCCGCGTCCATCCCGCTGGCGCTCGCCGACACCGCCGCGCACCGCCGGGTCCGCCCCGGCACCCGCACCCTCCTGACCGCCTTCGGCGGCGGGCTCACCTGGGCCTCCGTCGCCCTCACCTGGCCCGCGGCCGGCCCCCGCGCCCATCCGCCGGAGCCCCGCTCGACCAACTCGACCAAACCCCGCCACACCCACCGGAGGACCCCCTCATGGACGCTGTCTACGACCACCTCGTGA
- a CDS encoding acyl carrier protein: MDAVYDHLVTVLTDKFEVDAKEIRPDITLTALELDSLAVVELYVTLQEHWGVPLEEDDSAAELTLEQVAQAVATQLSGADRGGAPR; this comes from the coding sequence ATGGACGCTGTCTACGACCACCTCGTGACCGTTCTCACCGACAAGTTCGAGGTCGACGCCAAGGAGATCCGTCCCGACATCACCCTCACCGCCCTGGAACTGGACTCCCTCGCCGTCGTCGAGCTCTACGTCACCCTCCAGGAGCACTGGGGCGTGCCGCTGGAGGAGGACGATTCCGCGGCCGAACTGACCCTGGAACAGGTGGCACAGGCGGTGGCGACGCAGCTGTCCGGCGCCGACCGGGGAGGAGCCCCGCGGTGA
- a CDS encoding beta-ketoacyl synthase: MSAPGTDAGLAVTGIGLVTPAGSGTAATWEGVCAGRGTAAPDPELAGLPVSFSCRVPGFDPRTQVPGTRPWQHDRCTQFALAAAHEAVTDAGLDPAAWNAPRVAVVLGSAAGGVGTYEDQHRKLTDTGPRAVSPLTLPAFLPNMAAGRLAIALGARGPVLHTATACASGASAVALAALLLSAGACDIAVAGGADAMVTPLCATAFARMGALSRRHDAPARASRPFDAERDGFVLAEGAGVLVLERTADAEARNAPVQARLVGYGIAADAHHPVAPDPEGRGLRLAVQEALRSAGATAREIDHINAHGTSTPLNDRAEAAILARLFDAASPSVTSTKGVLGHTMGAAGAIEAALTALTVKHQLVPPTANFHHPDPDSPALDLVTAHPRPQAIHLALSNSLGFGGHSTTLAFRPGT; this comes from the coding sequence GTGAGCGCGCCAGGCACCGACGCGGGTCTCGCGGTCACCGGAATCGGCCTGGTCACCCCGGCCGGTTCCGGTACCGCGGCCACCTGGGAGGGGGTCTGCGCCGGGCGGGGCACCGCGGCGCCCGACCCGGAACTGGCGGGCCTGCCGGTCTCGTTCTCCTGCCGTGTCCCCGGTTTCGATCCGCGCACCCAGGTCCCGGGCACCCGGCCCTGGCAGCACGACCGCTGCACCCAGTTCGCGCTGGCCGCCGCCCACGAGGCGGTCACCGACGCCGGACTGGACCCGGCCGCCTGGAACGCGCCGCGCGTCGCGGTGGTCCTGGGTTCCGCGGCCGGCGGCGTGGGCACCTACGAGGACCAGCACCGCAAACTCACCGACACCGGTCCCCGGGCCGTCTCCCCCCTCACCCTGCCCGCCTTCCTCCCCAACATGGCCGCCGGCCGGCTCGCCATCGCCCTCGGCGCCCGGGGCCCGGTCCTGCACACCGCGACGGCCTGTGCCTCGGGCGCCTCGGCGGTGGCCCTGGCGGCGCTGCTGCTGTCCGCCGGCGCCTGCGACATCGCCGTGGCCGGCGGCGCCGACGCCATGGTCACCCCGCTCTGCGCCACCGCCTTCGCGCGGATGGGCGCCCTCTCCCGCCGCCACGACGCCCCCGCCCGCGCCTCCCGTCCCTTCGACGCCGAACGGGACGGCTTCGTCCTCGCCGAGGGCGCCGGCGTCCTCGTCCTGGAGCGCACCGCGGACGCCGAGGCCCGCAACGCCCCGGTCCAGGCGCGGCTGGTCGGCTACGGCATCGCCGCCGACGCCCACCACCCGGTGGCCCCGGACCCGGAAGGCCGCGGCCTGCGCCTGGCCGTCCAGGAGGCCCTGCGCTCGGCCGGCGCCACCGCCCGCGAGATCGACCACATCAACGCCCACGGCACCAGCACCCCCCTCAACGACCGTGCGGAGGCGGCCATTCTGGCCCGCCTCTTCGACGCCGCCTCTCCCTCGGTCACCTCCACCAAGGGCGTACTGGGCCACACCATGGGCGCCGCCGGCGCCATCGAGGCCGCGCTGACCGCACTGACCGTCAAACACCAACTCGTCCCGCCCACCGCCAACTTCCACCACCCCGACCCCGACTCCCCCGCCCTCGACCTCGTCACCGCCCACCCCCGCCCGCAAGCCATCCACCTCGCCCTGAGCAACTCCCTGGGCTTCGGCGGCCACTCCACAACGCTCGCCTTCCGCCCGGGCACCTGA
- a CDS encoding MarR family transcriptional regulator, protein MGRAHHRILTFLAYSPGMSVGELCDTLDLTKQAINAPLRRLIDDDLIRVAPGTKDRRRKELHLTERGADLEHTLHARQRNLFHAALQQAGPAAADGWRAVLTPLAGTDWSTFTTAVADRRRTAGKDADQDAGAE, encoded by the coding sequence ATGGGCCGCGCCCACCACCGCATCCTCACGTTCCTCGCCTACTCCCCCGGCATGAGCGTCGGCGAGCTCTGCGACACCCTCGACCTCACCAAGCAGGCGATCAACGCCCCGCTGCGCCGGCTGATCGACGACGACCTGATCCGGGTCGCCCCGGGCACCAAGGACCGCCGCCGGAAAGAACTCCACCTCACCGAGCGCGGCGCCGACCTCGAACACACCCTGCACGCCCGGCAGCGCAACCTCTTCCACGCCGCCCTGCAACAGGCCGGCCCGGCCGCCGCCGACGGCTGGCGCGCCGTCCTCACCCCGCTCGCCGGCACCGACTGGTCGACGTTCACCACGGCGGTCGCCGACCGTCGACGAACGGCCGGGAAGGACGCCGACCAGGACGCGGGAGCGGAGTAG
- a CDS encoding TetR/AcrR family transcriptional regulator has product MTSKKSDTNARRATRRAPAAHERQRDPERTKALILDAATEVFSAKGFAGARVSEIAARAGVNQQLISYYFDGKEGLYREIGRRWRAYEGEAMPFDMDLGEMVKRYVRASVDPRFGGRLLAWEGLADTGEDDEGAAERDARLRQEVAGIRERQRAGELDGRFDPAALLLIQMSAANALAVYPQLARGLFGADGSSPEVVEHYAGQLAKLVDCLAGDNSGKSD; this is encoded by the coding sequence ATGACCAGCAAGAAGAGCGACACCAACGCCCGGCGGGCGACCCGTCGGGCGCCGGCCGCGCACGAGCGGCAGCGGGACCCCGAGCGCACCAAGGCGCTGATCCTCGATGCCGCGACCGAGGTGTTCTCCGCCAAGGGCTTCGCCGGCGCCCGGGTGTCCGAGATCGCCGCGCGCGCCGGTGTGAACCAGCAGCTGATCTCGTACTACTTCGACGGCAAGGAAGGGCTGTACCGGGAGATCGGCCGCCGGTGGCGGGCCTACGAGGGCGAGGCGATGCCCTTCGACATGGACCTCGGCGAGATGGTCAAGCGCTATGTGCGGGCCAGTGTCGATCCCCGGTTCGGTGGGCGCTTGCTCGCCTGGGAGGGGCTGGCCGACACCGGCGAGGACGACGAGGGTGCGGCCGAACGCGACGCCCGGCTGCGACAGGAGGTGGCGGGGATCCGTGAGCGTCAGCGGGCGGGCGAGCTCGACGGCCGGTTCGACCCGGCCGCGCTGCTGCTCATCCAGATGAGCGCGGCCAACGCGCTGGCGGTCTACCCGCAGCTGGCCCGCGGCCTGTTCGGCGCCGACGGAAGCTCACCCGAAGTGGTCGAGCACTATGCCGGGCAGCTCGCCAAACTCGTCGACTGCCTGGCGGGCGACAACTCCGGCAAGTCCGACTGA